The Thalassotalea sp. HSM 43 genome window below encodes:
- a CDS encoding WbqC family protein yields MTVAVMQPYLFPYIGYFQLAHHSDYFVFYDDVNFIKRGHVNRNRILNNEQALRFTLPVLKASQNAKINELFFDIDVYKLLKTISHSYSKAPFFEEIYELVERVVKDENRNVAKLASNSVKEVFEYLGLEKKFYYSSELNYDRTLSAADKLCEITKLLNDVHYCNSIGGLDLYEKEHFAQKGISLSFISTKHLSYDQKINGFVKDLSIIDVLMFNSIEDTKKLFEEYHII; encoded by the coding sequence ATGACTGTTGCGGTAATGCAGCCCTATCTTTTTCCTTATATAGGGTATTTCCAATTAGCTCACCATAGTGACTATTTTGTGTTTTATGATGATGTGAATTTTATAAAAAGAGGGCATGTTAATAGAAATAGGATCCTAAATAATGAGCAGGCTTTGAGGTTTACCCTTCCTGTACTCAAAGCTTCGCAAAACGCAAAGATCAACGAATTGTTTTTCGATATCGATGTTTATAAATTACTAAAAACAATTTCTCATAGTTATAGTAAAGCCCCTTTTTTTGAAGAAATATATGAGCTAGTAGAGAGAGTAGTTAAAGATGAAAATAGAAATGTTGCGAAACTTGCGAGTAATTCTGTAAAGGAAGTTTTTGAATACTTAGGATTGGAAAAGAAATTTTATTACTCAAGTGAACTTAACTATGATCGTACATTATCCGCAGCAGATAAATTATGTGAAATAACAAAACTACTAAATGATGTGCACTACTGTAATTCAATTGGTGGGTTGGATTTATATGAAAAAGAGCATTTCGCACAGAAAGGAATTAGCTTAAGTTTTATTAGCACAAAACATTTATCATACGATCAAAAAATCAACGGATTTGTGAAAGATTTGTCAATCATTGATGTATTGATGTTCAACTCTATTGAAGATACTAAAAAGCTTTTTGAGGAGTATCATATCATATGA
- a CDS encoding glycosyltransferase yields the protein MILTKDTVYHLAPAVGVKGGGISDVVMNLCNEQSSEYALVNVYGGDKNLKNGNFCYQQLTLVKMMFLLLTILKSQDKHHVIHVHGAWSFQFIYLRFILSFLNILNCTTIVFQGHGLLDELRVNTKSKYLKILAWNLYQKAILNLSDWIIVTSKTELEGITWCKLKKHKIKEITLGIGNEFFSKLETIKTKSSALLYMSQIIPIKGLDVLIRAIYKLKNKNIIINLDIYGYGPDSYLKELKELTSALDLSEQIRFLGEVEKMNRVSTLDSYKTFILPSRNESFGLVVPEALSRGCKVLTTTGTPWNMKPYTEYIDIFECDVSSVVMFLENYMATDCSLTFEHQCKQQDFIKSVFNWKEISIKLRRLYVN from the coding sequence GTGATTTTAACTAAAGACACTGTGTATCATTTAGCTCCTGCGGTTGGCGTAAAAGGCGGCGGCATTAGTGATGTTGTAATGAACCTTTGTAATGAGCAATCCTCAGAATATGCTCTAGTAAATGTTTACGGAGGCGATAAAAACCTTAAAAATGGAAACTTTTGTTACCAGCAATTAACTTTAGTTAAAATGATGTTTTTATTACTGACTATTTTAAAATCTCAGGATAAACACCATGTCATTCATGTTCATGGCGCATGGAGTTTTCAATTTATATATTTAAGATTTATATTGAGTTTTTTAAACATACTAAATTGCACCACAATTGTTTTTCAAGGACATGGGTTGCTTGATGAACTGCGCGTCAATACAAAGTCTAAATATCTAAAAATTCTTGCTTGGAATTTATACCAAAAAGCAATCCTTAATTTGTCTGATTGGATCATAGTTACGTCAAAGACTGAGCTTGAAGGCATCACTTGGTGTAAGTTAAAGAAGCATAAAATTAAAGAGATCACTCTTGGCATTGGAAATGAATTTTTTTCTAAATTAGAGACTATCAAAACGAAAAGTAGCGCATTGCTCTATATGTCTCAAATAATCCCAATAAAGGGGCTAGATGTATTAATAAGAGCTATATATAAGCTAAAAAATAAGAATATCATTATAAATCTCGATATTTATGGTTATGGGCCTGATAGCTATTTAAAAGAGCTTAAGGAGCTAACGTCAGCATTAGATTTGAGTGAACAAATTCGGTTTTTAGGAGAGGTTGAAAAAATGAATAGGGTTTCAACTTTAGACTCATATAAAACATTTATTTTACCTTCTCGCAATGAAAGTTTTGGTTTAGTTGTACCTGAAGCATTAAGTAGGGGCTGTAAGGTATTAACAACAACAGGTACTCCATGGAATATGAAACCTTACACCGAATATATAGATATATTTGAGTGCGATGTATCGAGCGTGGTTATGTTTTTAGAAAATTATATGGCTACTGATTGTAGCTTAACATTTGAGCATCAATGTAAGCAGCAAGACTTCATTAAAAGTGTTTTTAACTGGAAAGAAATATCTATCAAACTTAGACGTTTATACGTCAACTAA
- a CDS encoding glycosyltransferase, with the protein MLDIKNVKLKTEEEIMSSWIDTKKLVVSIVCTTFNHELYIEDAITGFLMQETDFAFEIIIHDDASTDKTTNIIKKYQNQYPKIIKPIFQIENQYSKGGFKPSFFAMQQAQGAYITLCEGDDYWIDSKKLSKHIKFFRENSEYALHVFDSYEEYEGSVNENSSKLKRLSIKPGEYSCSDMKYRFCLLPLSSCFLNNFKFPLPSYFKKSINGDTLINILLSSKGKAYVDNSQKVAVYRIHEGGVWSAVSSELKFYESMHNFLVHARFFNDEKDINEKIMKNLTIFMINRIGKLKVISIFFMMAIRKLKRLLLVD; encoded by the coding sequence ATGTTAGATATAAAAAATGTGAAATTAAAAACAGAAGAAGAAATTATGTCTTCTTGGATTGATACAAAAAAGCTTGTTGTAAGTATTGTTTGTACGACATTTAACCATGAACTTTACATTGAAGATGCCATTACCGGTTTTTTAATGCAAGAAACTGATTTTGCATTTGAAATTATAATTCATGATGACGCTTCAACTGATAAAACAACGAATATAATAAAAAAATATCAGAACCAATATCCTAAAATTATAAAGCCAATATTTCAAATTGAAAACCAATATTCAAAAGGTGGATTTAAACCATCTTTCTTCGCAATGCAGCAAGCACAAGGAGCGTACATAACTTTGTGTGAAGGTGATGATTATTGGATTGACTCGAAAAAACTATCGAAGCATATTAAATTTTTTAGAGAAAACTCAGAATACGCTTTACATGTATTCGATTCCTACGAAGAATATGAAGGTAGTGTTAATGAAAACTCCTCTAAATTGAAAAGACTTTCGATCAAGCCTGGTGAATATTCATGCTCTGATATGAAATATCGCTTCTGTTTGCTGCCATTATCTTCTTGCTTCCTTAATAACTTTAAATTCCCACTTCCAAGCTACTTTAAAAAAAGCATTAATGGAGATACTTTAATCAATATATTGTTATCAAGTAAAGGAAAAGCTTATGTAGATAATTCTCAAAAGGTGGCTGTTTATAGAATTCATGAGGGTGGTGTTTGGTCAGCCGTTTCAAGTGAACTAAAGTTTTATGAATCTATGCACAATTTTTTGGTTCACGCTAGGTTTTTTAATGACGAAAAAGATATCAATGAAAAAATAATGAAGAATCTAACTATTTTTATGATTAATAGGATAGGAAAACTTAAGGTTATTTCTATCTTTTTTATGATGGCCATACGTAAGTTAAAGAGGCTACTTCTAGTAGATTGA
- a CDS encoding lipopolysaccharide biosynthesis protein, producing the protein MNDLKSKSLNAFAWDFLGKLSTQGMSFIVTIFLARMLAPSDFGLIAMIMVVIGIAQVFTDIGLGSALIQRRKVLPVHYSSVFFFNILIACILSFVFYISADYIAQFYEQNKLVPLVQVLSVLFVLNAFSSVQNTKLRKELNYRLLTKVNFISSFLSGVVGISLALNGAGVWSLVYQVISQSIFYNLVIWSVSSWFPKLNFSFKALRQLWSFGFRMFLAGLLEAIFTRIDYLLIGKLLPVATLGYFQRAKQFNSLVIQYSSGSLMSVMFPVLSKVQNDLARYQNIVVKSLNILCFIVFILLGGLYVTANEIVLFLFSDKWLPSVIYLKLLALSGFGYPISALLVNVLSSRGNSKDFLRLEMLKKSLHTLNFFNLFYNGIEFYLYGLVVVSFLSVSLNILFASKETGIKITKFLKPIVIQFSICIVCTLCTLYAFYLVEGSLILNFFTKIILFTTMFIGINLLFKTASLIEIKLFVKPIIQKRISN; encoded by the coding sequence ATGAATGATTTAAAGAGTAAAAGCTTAAATGCATTCGCTTGGGATTTCTTAGGGAAGTTATCAACTCAAGGAATGAGTTTTATAGTTACAATATTCCTTGCTCGTATGCTAGCGCCCAGTGATTTTGGCTTAATAGCCATGATCATGGTCGTAATAGGGATAGCCCAAGTGTTTACAGACATTGGGTTAGGAAGTGCATTAATTCAGCGCAGAAAAGTGTTGCCTGTACATTATTCTTCTGTGTTTTTCTTTAATATTTTAATAGCTTGTATATTATCATTTGTCTTCTATATATCTGCTGATTATATAGCTCAGTTTTACGAACAAAATAAGTTGGTACCCCTTGTTCAAGTTTTAAGTGTACTCTTTGTTTTAAACGCATTTAGTAGTGTTCAAAATACAAAATTAAGAAAAGAACTCAACTATCGCTTATTGACAAAGGTTAACTTTATATCATCCTTTTTAAGTGGTGTGGTTGGTATTTCATTAGCTCTTAATGGTGCTGGAGTGTGGAGTTTAGTCTATCAAGTTATTTCTCAAAGCATTTTTTATAACCTTGTAATTTGGTCTGTATCATCTTGGTTTCCCAAGTTGAACTTTTCTTTCAAGGCTTTAAGGCAACTTTGGAGCTTTGGTTTTAGGATGTTTCTAGCGGGCTTATTAGAGGCAATATTCACCAGAATAGATTATTTGCTAATTGGTAAATTATTACCAGTCGCTACTTTAGGGTATTTTCAGCGAGCTAAGCAATTTAACTCATTGGTTATTCAATATTCTTCGGGAAGTTTGATGTCTGTAATGTTCCCAGTTTTAAGCAAGGTCCAAAATGACCTTGCGAGATATCAAAATATAGTTGTAAAGTCTCTTAATATTTTATGTTTTATAGTGTTTATTCTGCTTGGAGGGCTCTACGTAACGGCTAACGAAATAGTTTTATTTCTATTTTCAGATAAATGGCTGCCTTCCGTAATATATCTGAAATTATTGGCACTCAGTGGATTTGGCTACCCTATTAGTGCTTTATTAGTGAATGTTTTAAGTAGTCGAGGTAATTCTAAAGATTTTTTAAGGTTAGAAATGTTAAAGAAAAGTTTACATACGTTGAATTTCTTTAATTTATTTTATAATGGTATTGAGTTTTATTTATATGGCTTGGTTGTCGTTAGTTTTCTTAGCGTAAGTCTAAATATATTGTTTGCATCAAAAGAGACAGGTATAAAAATTACTAAATTTCTAAAACCTATTGTCATTCAATTTAGTATTTGTATTGTCTGTACATTGTGTACTCTATATGCATTTTACCTTGTAGAAGGGAGTTTAATACTTAATTTTTTTACCAAAATTATATTATTCACGACCATGTTTATTGGAATTAATTTGCTTTTTAAAACTGCATCGTTGATTGAAATCAAACTGTTCGTAAAACCTATAATCCAAAAAAGAATTAGTAATTAA
- a CDS encoding DapH/DapD/GlmU-related protein: MNTSVISEKAKIGKNVTIGHWCVIEDNVTIGDNTVIKNFVELRAGTVIGENCVIDSRVSCSGDCIIGSGVTIRYDSIIARGCQVGDNTYICPRVMTNNLDTGKEAIGGAHFGANCFIGTNTVLHHGILIGDNAVTGAMSFVNKDIPENEIWFGNPAKFAKHRD; this comes from the coding sequence ATGAACACTTCAGTTATATCAGAAAAAGCTAAAATTGGTAAAAATGTAACAATCGGCCATTGGTGCGTAATCGAAGATAATGTAACAATTGGCGATAATACAGTTATAAAGAACTTTGTAGAGCTGAGAGCGGGAACAGTGATTGGAGAAAACTGTGTGATTGATTCTAGAGTTTCTTGTTCTGGGGACTGTATTATAGGGAGCGGGGTCACTATCAGATATGACTCTATAATCGCTAGAGGATGCCAAGTAGGTGATAATACATATATTTGCCCAAGAGTTATGACCAATAATTTAGATACAGGAAAAGAAGCCATTGGTGGTGCGCATTTTGGTGCAAACTGCTTTATAGGGACAAATACGGTTTTACATCATGGAATTTTAATCGGAGATAATGCAGTTACAGGCGCTATGTCTTTCGTGAATAAAGATATACCTGAAAATGAAATTTGGTTTGGAAACCCTGCTAAGTTTGCAAAACATAGAGATTGA
- a CDS encoding glycosyltransferase: protein MSGISVIIVCYKSELELRSIVESILFYNDISLSKLEFIVVDNYGLGKEQHIVKSIKIDHEIDIKYIRSEDNLGYGAGNNIGIHAAKNDVICVVNPDVRFVKPIFNLVLDTFKDNGNIVALSGEQISGRNKSYFLRPEFQIPFLKGLINRFIDSIGYKSKFMALSGALTFYDKKLFKSIGLFDENIFLYCEESDVAYRACKHLLKTKFDSRIKYVHLDWDRTEPSPETVQNLIDSVIKYSNKHNERCLGYFLSGYIHSLIKSLYARLSNNQNEANRLIKIADYYRKNNFNRY from the coding sequence ATGAGTGGCATCTCTGTAATAATCGTTTGCTACAAATCAGAATTAGAATTAAGAAGCATTGTTGAATCAATTCTATTTTACAATGATATTTCACTTAGTAAATTAGAGTTTATAGTTGTCGATAATTATGGTTTAGGAAAAGAGCAACATATAGTAAAGAGTATTAAAATAGACCATGAAATTGATATTAAGTACATTAGATCAGAAGATAATTTAGGGTATGGTGCTGGAAATAACATAGGGATTCATGCTGCTAAGAATGACGTTATATGTGTTGTAAACCCCGATGTTAGATTCGTAAAGCCAATTTTTAATTTAGTATTGGATACATTTAAAGATAATGGAAATATTGTTGCTCTTTCAGGTGAGCAAATTAGCGGAAGAAATAAAAGTTACTTTTTAAGGCCTGAATTCCAAATTCCTTTTTTGAAAGGGTTGATAAATCGGTTTATAGACAGCATTGGATACAAATCAAAATTTATGGCTTTATCCGGAGCGTTAACTTTTTATGATAAAAAGTTATTCAAATCTATCGGCTTATTTGATGAAAATATATTTTTATATTGCGAAGAGTCGGATGTAGCATATAGAGCGTGTAAGCATTTATTGAAAACCAAATTTGACTCTAGAATTAAGTATGTTCATTTAGATTGGGATAGAACTGAACCATCACCAGAAACTGTTCAGAATTTAATTGACTCTGTTATTAAGTACTCTAACAAACATAATGAACGTTGTTTAGGGTATTTTTTATCGGGCTATATTCATTCTTTAATTAAGTCTCTATATGCACGATTATCTAATAACCAAAATGAGGCGAATCGTTTAATAAAAATTGCAGATTATTATCGGAAGAATAATTTCAATAGATATTAA
- a CDS encoding DapH/DapD/GlmU-related protein — translation MTDFKMKDAFQPQTFTLSNILNALQDLNIHFEVSNKEDTQLRSLAFKSLMNVDKSGIYFVENVSYLSKFDDYDFNGSTFITNAAVELEHVTSIVVSSPQAVYYQLMNELVATQSDYGIHPTAIISKEAVIHPQSYIGPFCVIGHAIIEKDVRLESHVVVNDKAYIGERVVIESHSTIGATGVAWVRDPITNEKIRQPQIGGVIIENDCFLGSDISVVRGSVNENTTIGRYSVIAHGSKIGHGVSIGVNVHFANNVSIAGNAVIGDDAFLGSSAVVRPKAFIAEGTVVGAGAVVTKDIRETHCVVSGVPARKVDRKTVLSGVPR, via the coding sequence ATGACGGATTTTAAAATGAAAGACGCTTTTCAGCCCCAAACATTCACTTTATCGAATATATTGAATGCTTTGCAGGATTTAAACATTCATTTCGAAGTATCTAACAAAGAAGATACTCAATTACGCTCTCTTGCTTTTAAAAGCCTAATGAATGTTGACAAATCAGGAATCTATTTTGTCGAAAACGTTTCGTATTTATCAAAGTTTGATGATTACGATTTTAATGGTTCGACTTTCATAACAAATGCTGCTGTTGAGCTAGAACATGTAACTTCAATAGTGGTATCTTCACCTCAAGCTGTTTATTACCAATTGATGAATGAGTTAGTTGCTACGCAAAGTGATTATGGTATTCACCCAACAGCAATCATATCTAAAGAAGCAGTAATCCACCCTCAGTCTTACATAGGCCCTTTTTGTGTCATTGGACATGCGATAATTGAGAAAGATGTTCGGTTAGAATCTCATGTTGTTGTAAATGATAAAGCTTACATTGGCGAAAGAGTGGTTATTGAATCGCATTCAACTATTGGTGCAACAGGCGTAGCCTGGGTGCGAGATCCAATTACTAATGAAAAAATAAGGCAACCTCAAATAGGTGGTGTGATCATTGAAAACGATTGCTTCTTAGGGTCTGACATTTCGGTTGTGAGAGGATCCGTTAATGAAAATACAACAATTGGTCGCTACAGTGTTATCGCTCATGGCAGCAAAATTGGCCATGGTGTATCGATAGGTGTAAATGTACATTTTGCAAATAATGTTTCTATTGCAGGTAATGCGGTTATAGGTGATGACGCGTTTCTTGGTTCTTCTGCAGTGGTAAGACCTAAAGCATTTATTGCTGAAGGTACTGTCGTTGGAGCAGGTGCTGTTGTTACTAAAGATATCAGAGAAACGCACTGCGTTGTATCCGGTGTGCCAGCAAGAAAAGTAGATAGAAAAACGGTGCTAAGTGGTGTGCCAAGATAA
- a CDS encoding sulfotransferase domain-containing protein, whose protein sequence is MKKVALHSVPRSGSSWLGEIINSSEAVNYSYQPLFSFKFKSVISEQSSLSEINDFYEKICLSDDNFLTQEEARTNGIKPCFEKKGISHIVYKEVRYHYIIENLLNKDPNQKVIGLVRNPLSVLNSWKSAPREFRTDLNWEFEKEWDKAQLKNLGRKEEYFGYQKWKEVALLFQSLQDRYRDGFLLVKYSDLLNDTQSEVEKIFKFLELELSQQTLSFINRSASIQIDDTYSVFKTKSIVDDNWKNSIPNYVVESVTKDCNSNGLSEFLS, encoded by the coding sequence ATGAAAAAAGTAGCTCTCCATTCAGTTCCAAGATCTGGTTCATCATGGCTAGGGGAAATTATAAATAGTTCGGAAGCTGTAAATTATTCATATCAACCATTGTTTTCTTTTAAGTTTAAATCAGTAATAAGTGAACAGAGCTCCTTAAGTGAAATAAATGATTTTTACGAAAAGATATGCTTGTCAGATGACAACTTTCTTACGCAAGAAGAAGCGAGAACTAATGGAATAAAACCATGTTTCGAAAAAAAGGGTATATCACATATAGTGTACAAGGAAGTACGTTATCATTACATTATTGAAAACTTGTTAAATAAAGACCCAAATCAGAAAGTTATAGGCCTTGTACGCAACCCTTTATCTGTTTTAAATAGTTGGAAAAGTGCACCTAGGGAGTTTCGTACGGATTTAAATTGGGAATTCGAAAAAGAGTGGGATAAAGCGCAGCTAAAAAATTTAGGAAGAAAAGAGGAGTATTTTGGTTACCAAAAATGGAAAGAAGTAGCTCTATTATTTCAATCACTGCAAGATAGGTATAGGGATGGTTTTTTACTTGTTAAATATTCTGATTTACTGAATGACACTCAATCGGAAGTGGAAAAAATATTTAAGTTTCTAGAATTAGAATTGTCACAACAGACTTTATCCTTCATTAATCGTTCTGCGTCGATTCAAATTGATGATACTTATTCTGTGTTTAAAACTAAAAGTATTGTTGACGATAATTGGAAAAATAGCATACCTAATTACGTTGTAGAAAGTGTCACTAAAGATTGTAATTCTAATGGTTTATCTGAATTTTTATCCTAA
- a CDS encoding glycosyltransferase, which translates to MNSLFFVNQPLSKSSGISNKIIEQNKCLAKFNKNHSFSHLEKCDDRYYHIVNGQKIQKLSSNSIARKLQIEYRFKYVYNLIKENDIDLLYIRYIHQCNLSFLFFLKRANDLGCKVILEVPTFPYDDERSISFFNGLRNFANSLFIVQERFTRKFLYKYVDKVVTFSNDKYIFNIPTVRISNAVSRSLSYKKTNKNLDFNFVGVASLESWHGYDRLIRSIATYYLQSTKENKVYFHIVGDGQCFDDYTALVKQLNLEKYVKFYGRLDGELLTNVILQSTVGVDSLGRHRSKLEYNNSLKSKEYLMRGLPLIKSHKDYSIDSQYYFQIDASEDEFDIGQIIDWYENSNFDTFTIRSYAESYFTWDKQFDKVFEQLEK; encoded by the coding sequence ATGAACAGTTTATTTTTTGTTAATCAACCATTATCTAAGTCGAGTGGTATTAGCAATAAAATTATTGAGCAAAACAAATGCTTGGCAAAATTTAACAAAAACCATTCTTTTAGCCATTTAGAAAAATGTGACGATAGATATTATCATATTGTAAACGGCCAAAAAATACAAAAATTAAGTTCTAATTCAATAGCTAGAAAGCTGCAGATTGAGTATCGATTTAAATATGTATACAACCTAATTAAAGAAAATGATATTGATCTTTTATATATTAGATATATACACCAATGCAATTTATCGTTTTTGTTTTTTCTAAAAAGAGCTAATGATTTAGGGTGTAAAGTAATACTTGAGGTTCCTACTTTCCCATATGACGATGAAAGAAGTATATCATTTTTCAATGGTCTTCGTAATTTTGCAAATAGTTTATTCATTGTTCAAGAAAGGTTTACAAGGAAGTTTCTATATAAATATGTTGATAAGGTAGTTACGTTTTCGAACGACAAATATATTTTTAATATCCCAACAGTAAGAATTTCAAACGCCGTCTCTAGGTCTTTGTCATATAAGAAAACAAACAAAAATTTGGATTTTAATTTTGTTGGGGTCGCTAGTTTAGAATCTTGGCATGGGTATGATCGATTGATTAGATCTATAGCTACTTATTATCTTCAATCGACTAAAGAGAATAAAGTCTACTTTCATATTGTAGGAGATGGTCAATGCTTTGATGATTACACCGCTTTAGTTAAACAGTTGAACCTCGAAAAGTATGTTAAGTTTTACGGTAGGCTAGATGGAGAGCTTTTGACTAATGTCATATTACAATCTACCGTTGGCGTAGATTCATTAGGTCGGCATAGAAGTAAACTTGAATATAATAACTCCTTGAAGTCAAAAGAATACCTAATGAGAGGTCTTCCATTAATAAAAAGTCATAAAGATTATAGTATAGATTCCCAATACTATTTTCAGATTGATGCTAGTGAAGATGAATTTGATATTGGGCAAATAATTGATTGGTATGAAAATTCTAATTTTGATACTTTTACAATAAGGTCATATGCAGAGTCTTATTTTACTTGGGACAAACAATTTGACAAAGTATTCGAACAATTAGAAAAGTGA